From a region of the Syngnathus typhle isolate RoL2023-S1 ecotype Sweden linkage group LG12, RoL_Styp_1.0, whole genome shotgun sequence genome:
- the LOC133162977 gene encoding uncharacterized protein LOC133162977 — MLTTPSLWLDADAPFAESGGRWADGSPFSYVHLSAGHHGDKVGGRCLSFLIDNGDWKFDVCEIKRGYICKRRAATAQQAPLPHAGFLKQEICENADNRAICPEDRVMRIQSAFYGRRSSNVCSAQRGSDAKCRVEGALLHYRKECDNCHQCLVKPMKEDPCPEVSKYLQMVYTCETDECFDSLGNTQGSLKKLKLRASSSLSGFGPDKACLNGKSCWKPLKPMDSWIEVDLGEMKKVTGMEIQMCPWASSRHWSRFKMTHSLDGQDWTGHSQMLSPGATQTLMEPMLAQFIRILPLDHQWIVGLRFDVLGCALDNVISCDEQFVNVALDKLPTTVFCPPGCAKLDHQVYGTWGYKEESHICAAAIHAGVIADKTGGKCTLLKAPPQKSFQASEQNGILSKQLNQEGPLAFTFADGEMRCLGPEWEEFAGFCYKIFEDKKTWAEAQHACGTFGAQLVSVGSLVEQEWLKTTLYFDDSDTWTGLNDLAVPGMFVWSDRRPVTLTFWAAGEPNNELPLDDNCVAAAFQTGRWMRMLCTQLNRFVCKMPKAHYTIAAGEPETESGDSKALSMVSTGTCKDLVLEMMKGLQVGSTITIKGLGNDKTKSFQASLLNADNQTILQLKLDAETQTVMLSSQLDSDLDQQLNQLHVARIPLQRGVDFKIVIRCAQHVFRVLAGGHRLHYAYQGHLRLADITLLRLHGDVSLKVVRLATAPPT; from the exons ATGCTCACCACTCCCTCGCTGTGGCTGGACGCCGACGCCCCCTTCGCCGAGAGCGGCGGCCGGTGGGCCGACGGCTCCCCGTTCAGCTACGTCCACCTGAGCGCCG GTCACCATGGCGACAAAGTTGGGGGACGCtgcctttcctttctcattgaCAACGGCGACTGGAAATTTGACGTGTGCGAGATCAAGAgaggctacatctgcaagagAAGAG CGGCGACAGCGCAACAAGCTCCGCTGCCTCACGCCG GTTTCCTCAAGCAAGAGATATGCGAGAACGCCGACAACCGAGCCATTTGCCCCGAGGACAGAGTCATGCGCATCCAGTCGGCCTTCTACGGACGGAGGAGCAGCAACGTCTGCTCGGCCCAACGCGGCTCAGACG CCAAATGTAGGGTGGAAGGTGCCCTCCTTCACTACAGGAAAGAGTGCGACAACTGCCACCAGTGCCTCGTCAAGCCCATGAAGGAGGACCCCTGCCCCGAGGTCTCCAAATACCTCCAGATGGTCTACACCTGCGAAACGGACG AGTGTTTTGACAGTTTAGGCAACACCCAAGGCAGCCTGAAAAAGTTGAAGCTGAGAGCCTCCTCCTCATTGAGCGGCTTCGGCCCCGACAAGGCTTGCCTCAATGGGAAAAGCTGCTGGAAACCGTTGAAGC cTATGGACAGCTGGATCGAGGTGGACTTAGGCGAGATGAAAAAAGTGACCGGGATGGAGATCCAGATGTGTCCTTGGGCCTCCTCCAGGCACTGGTCCAGGTTTAAGATGACCCATAGTTTGGACGGACAGGACTGGACCGGCCACTCCCAGATG CTTTCCCCCGGAGCGACTCAGACCCTGATGGAGCCCATGCTAGCCCAGTTCATCCGCATCCTGCCACTGGATCACCAATGGATCGTCGGCCTCCGCTTTGACGTCTTGGGATGCGCGCTTGACA ATGTGATCAGCTGCGACGAGCAGTTCGTCAACGTCGCCTTGGACAAGCTGCCCACTAC GGTCTTCTGTCCGCCGGGTTGCGCCAAGTTGGACCACCAAGTCTACGGCACGTGGGGGTACAAAGAG GAATCTCACATCTGCGCCGCCGCCATCCACGCCGGCGTCATCGCTGACAAGACTGGAGGAAAGTGCACCTTGCTGAAAGCGCCGCCGCAGAAGAGCTTCCAAGCATCCGAACAGAACGGAATCCTCTCCAAACA ATTGAACCAAGAGGGGCCTTTGGCTTTCACGTTTGCCGACGGAG AGATGAGATGCTTGGGACCtgagtgggaggagtttgccggCTTCTGCTACAAGATTTTTGAGGACAAGAAGACCTGGGCCGAGGCTCAGCACGCCTGCGGGACTTTTGGCGCCCAGCTGGTGTCCGTGGGTTCCCTAGTGGAGCAGGAGTGGCTGAAGACGACTTTGTACTTTG ATGACAGCGACACGTGGACCGGACTCAATGACCTGGCTGTTCCCGGCATGTTCGTGTGGTCAGACCGCCGCCCTGTGACCTTGACCTTCTGGGCTGCCGGAGAGCCCAACAACGAGCTCCCCTTGGACGACAACTGCGTGGCGGCGGCTTTCCAG ACGGGACGCTGGATGCGGATGTTGTGCACGCAGCTCAATCGCTTCGTGTGCAAGATGCCCAAAGCGCATTACACCATCGCCGCTGGAGAGCCCGAGACGGAAAGCGGCGATTCCAAGGCCTTGTCCATGGTGTCGACTGGAACT TGCAAAGACCTTGTCCTGGAAATGATGAAAGGTCTTCAGGTGGGAAGTACCATCACCATCAAAGGGCTGGGCAACGACAAGACCAAGAG CTTCCAAGCCAGCTTGCTCAACGCCGACAACCAAACCATCCTGCAGCTCAAGCTGGACGCCGAGACCCAAACCGTCATGCTGAGCTCCCAACTGGACAGCGACCTGGACCAGCAGCTAAACCAGCTGCATGTTGCCCGTATCCCCCTGCAACGTGGCGTGGACTTCAAG ATCGTCATCCGCTGCGCCCAGCACGTCTTCCGCGTTTTGGCCGGGGGCCACCGGCTGCACTACGCCTACCAGGGCCACCTCCGACTGGCAGACATCACGCTGCTGCGACTGCATGGCGACGTGTCGCTGAAGGTCGTCCGCCTGGCGACGGCGCCGCCCACCTGA